The stretch of DNA CCAACACTCGCCACAGCGATGGGCCGTTACGTACACAGCCCCGTTTCAGCTCGGCGCTCGCCACAATTCACGAAGCATGATAACTGCATCATCTGCGGCTCGCGCCTGGAGCTTGACGAGCTGGACTGTCAAGTGTGCGTCgagcggcaccaccacgctGCGGCCTGGTTGCTGAACAGGGGCCTCATGGCCGTGCCCTTTTTCGGGGCGACCTGCCACTTTTGAGGAGTCGCCGACGGGGTATGATTATGGCGCGCGATCACGAGGTTTGACGAGTCTTTCTTGTTCTTTCTGATTTGGCAGCACATACGTGGGAGTTTGGAGCGAGGATTTCGGAAGCCACTTATTCATGTACTTTTTTGTTCGTATGAAACCATTTGACTGTTATACGGAACTACTTATCCTCAATCGTGATCCCTGGGCTATACATCCAGTCTATGAAAAAACAAATGCCCTGTCCCGACGTACGTGAGTGGCATGCGTGTACTTCTTACTATGAGATCAGCATACACAAAGAGTGAGGAGCAAACAAGCATAGATCGCCCCATCCGTCTGCATCCCCCTGCCTCACCACCTATTCCCATCCACACTTTCAGCAGCACTCCGCTGTTCCATGAGCCgactcccccccccgggctAGTCACACATCAACTCGTCCGTGTCGACATTGAGCTCACAGTAACCGTAGAGGCACTTGATGGATGAGAAAAAAAACTGCGCCAGCTGTCTGTGCCTCTTGTTCTTATTCTGTTTCTGTCTctctgccccccccccccccccttttcttcccTGGATGCAGTGAAATGGAGGGATGTGGACGGGGGAAGGAAAAAGGGCCCAAAACGACGAGGAGttagagagagagagaaaagaaagaaacGCACGTCGCAATTGTGGGGACACTTGAGCGAACGCTCCTTCTGCCTCCTCGTCACGGTCTGGccgtccgcggcgacggtcgtctcctcgcccgcgcggaGCTTGCAGATTTGCGTCGCCTTGTCGCATTTCTacccgccgaggacgcggagCAGAAAGATCGCCGCGCGTGTTAGCCTGTATATACCAATAAATGTAATATagagatggatggacgggttAACTCACCCCGAAAAGAAAATTCTTGTACTCCGAGGCGACagggtcgccggcgaggagcaggacgaaGAGAAGTGCGGATACTGACACGCCGCCACGGAACCGCATCTCTGTCTCTTGCTCTGTCTCTGGATCCTCGTAAGTATCCTGTTCTACTCCCTCTGAGCGAAGCGAAAGCGACGCCCCAGTCTCCAATAAAGAAAACCGAAAAgagaaaccccccccccttttgtcAGGGAACAATAAACCAAGCAGTTAGACGAAGAAGGTGAGACGGACAAGGAAAAAAAGGTGAGGGGAAAAAAGGAAAATGAAATAAAATGAAGAGGCGGCGCCAGACGAAAGAGAGAGGTGACGGCTCAGATGTGCGCTTGTCCGCCTTTACACGTATACACTCGACCGTCCGACGTCCAGCCTCCAAGCTCACACGACCCCCTCACGCCCACCCGACGCGGAAAGTCTTCCACATCGCTTGCTTAACGCCGAGCGATATATACTTCAAAACGGTTGGTAGACGGTGATTGATTATGTTGCGGACGGCTTGCGTGGCTCGCACGTCTCCGGTCCCGCGGTAGTGAGTGTCCTGCAGTTTATTACGTCCGCGTAAgagccgtcctcgtccggATGAGCACAGCAGCCCGTTTCACAGACCTCCGTTGACTCTCGACTACAGCACGTCCAGTCTGCGGATTTGCGCGTTGCTCAAGTTGGCTGTTGTTCGTTTCGACACGCCTAGTAGCGTGTCAGATgggctcgtcgcggccgcgtACTCGCCAGTTTCAAGTAGGCGGTCTCTGCCTTCGTTACAAAGACTGGCAGGCCAATGCGTCACGATTCGTATGAATGCGTTCGTTCAGTCATTTTCAACCAGCTTTTGACCCTTGCGACACCGTTTCAATCGACCTGCTCACTGCTACCCATAAGCCCCGAGAGCGGCGGTCCTGTTCACTACTGTGCAGCAACTATAAACAGACACTATTTGACTCACACCCAAGCGTAGATCAGGGCATTCCATGTGTTCCGACCATTTCCATTCCATTTTCATCCTCACGAAGggcccctccatccctcgGCAGCACGGTCCAGGTTGAATGCCGCACTGATGAGGGCAAGATGGCTAAAAGCCTGTGGCGTGTTGCCAAGCTGGTCGCCGCTGCGGGAAATTTCCTCCGAAAACATTGATAGATGATTGGAAAAGGTCAACATGTTCTCGAATATGTTGACTGCCCGCACAAGATATTTGTGCTCGTAGACGCCTGCACGCGTCATGGCTTCGACCAGCCAAAAAGTACACATGCTGAATGCACCGTCTCGTCCTCCAACACCTGAAATTGATCGTCAGCTAATATCCACAGTTTTGGAAACTTATGGGCTGCCTACCATCGTCCGAGAGTTCGGTGTCGTATCGATACACAAGACCTGTGCTGGTTAGGCCGCCCTTttcgggcggcagcagaatGCGGTCCAGAGTGCTCGTGAAGCGTGGGTCGCAAGGTGAAATGAAAAACACTAGCGGCGCAATCAGAATGGACGAATCGAGAACGTTGTTGTTTTCGTAGCTCTGGACGAAGCTGTTCATTTCCAGGTTGTATCCCTTCTCCATGATTTCCTCGTAGAGCGCGTCTCTTGCCGCCAGCCACTTGACGCGATTCGGGCAGGGAAAGCATCTCTTGTCAGCGAGTCGGAGTCCACGATCAAACGCAACCCATAGCATGATTTTCGAGTATGTGAAATTTTGCTTGGCGTTTCGCACCTCCCAGATGGACATGTCGGGGTCTGTGGCGAGTTCAGTTGAGCTTGGCACCATGGCGCAGGGGCATTGCTTACCGTTGACAATAGTCAGTACGTAGTCTTGGGTGAGCGAGGCCCATTTGGTTAGCCGTGGTAGTCAAAAACTTCAAAAATATGAGATTGCGTACCAAGAATCTCGCGGACGGCTCGCCAGACGTCCCACGGCACTGGCTTGCCGTACTTGTTATAGAGGTAGATGGCATCCATGAGCTCGCCGTATATGTCAAACTGCTGGTGGAACGCAGCGCCGTTGCCGATGCGGACAGGTGAACTGCCGCGATAGCCCTCGAAATGGTCGAGTGTCACCTCGGGAATGTCAGTCTCCCCGTGAATTGTGAACATGATGGGCAAGGCGCCGTCTGGCCCTCGAGATCCGACGAATCGCTTCATGATAAAGTCCATGTACGCGTGGGCCTCGGCTCTGAAGCCCAAGCGGAGCAATATGTAGATGCTGAAGCTGGAGTCCCGGACCCACGAGTATCGATAATCCCAGTTTCTGGCGCCTCCGATGTTTTCGGGGATCGAGAAAGTGGGAGCGGCGACAATTGCGCCAGTTGGCTCTGGCATACATTTAGATCGTGATTGCGTCCGCGGGTCCGCAAGGGCTGCCTACCGTATGTCAAAAGCTTCAAAATCATGAGACTGCGCGTCACAACCTCTCGCCACCGCCCCTTGTACCGACATTGCGAGATGAAGTTGAACCAGTACAGCTGTGtgtcgtgctgctggctgtcCAAAACCGAAGAGGTGATGTACTCGGTTACGTGCTGGGACGAGTCGTTTCTCAGAACAAAAGAGATGCTTTCACCCTCGTTGATGACAATGGTCGCTTGCAGTCCATCTCCCTGCATCCCCGGCCTGCTGGCCTTCTTGAATGAGACTTGTGGGCAGCTCCtcttgtcgtcgccattCTGGAGAGCAACATCGAGCTGGAGTTTCACGCCGTTCGAGTGGAAAGTTGCTACTTTGCTCACGTTGTCACATATGGTGTGAGTGTCCCTGCTCAAGGTAGTTACGTGGGGCACCAGGCCGTAGCCAAAGGCAGGAAATATCTCAATGTCTGCACCACACGTTAGCGGCCAGAACCTTGGACAGGCCACGAATTGTGAGGGAGCTAACCCAGAGTCATGGTGCCTCTGATGCACTCGACACGTCGGACGAGCCATTTCTTCAGCTCCTCGGGCACGCGGATGGCCTCCCGCCAACCACTTTGCTTGTAGTCCTTGGTGGCCACCTGGGCCTCCTTGGGACGCGGGAAGAAGTCGAGCAGGTCAACAACACCATCTTCGTGGATATACCTGGTTTGAAGGATGCAGGAAGTGGGCAAGTACTGCTGTTTGGTGGTGCAGTTGACGCCGTCGGGAGGTGCAATGCTAAAGTGGCCGCCGATGTTCTTGTCCAGAAGCCGACAGAAGATGGATGGAGAGTCAAAGTCGGGCCTGCGTCTTTGTTCAGCCCTGCTGCCGTACATGATGCCCATGGCGAGCACACGAGCAACGAACGCACCAGCACATGAAATCGACActgccgtcgatgccgacaaGGGCGCATGTGTGCATATTACCGATCAGGCCATAGTCCTCGATGGGCAAGTAGCCCCCCGTCTGAGAGCGACGAGCCGAGCCCTGATGAGTCGTACATCCGTGCGAAGCCATTGAAGCGGTGGTCATGGCAAAGCAAGGTGAGCGTTGGGCAGCTCGCCGGATGGTCCGTCTGAGCTGGAAGCTTAttgctcgagctgctgctcatggTGGTTCCCAGCTACAATGTCAGGTAGTATGGACGAAACACGAGGTGTGGCATGCCGTCATATTGAAGTCACTTATACCTCGCCCGTCTGCCAGACGAGGTGTCTCGTGACTGCCAAGGGCAGCGCGGCGGAAAAAGAGGGACGGGGAATGCGGGCATGGCTGCCAGCCTTTCCCGAACAAGTGCCACAAATATTCCATGTCTTTTAACCGCTACGACTCGGCATTACATATTCCGTTGGTAGCTAAGCACAAGGTAACCTTGGAAAGTGTAGGACTTTTATATTTCCCGTCGTTGCGGCATGTCGCGAAGATCGGGAGGTTGAAGTCACTCGAATTTGTTGGCAGCGAGACTGCCGGCACGAAAAGGTACCTGTACCTACTAATGCAGCCCGCCTTGCCCGTACCGACAGCTCCTTCCCCAGTGTGCAACGTCACGGGATTCATGGAAGCATCGATGAGCTCCTCGTGCCTGCCGTGCATGGAATACCGGAAGTGCTTGGCAACGCACGCGCGGGAGAAGGCAAATGCGGCCGAAGACTGCCCTCTCTGTTCCGTACGCGCATCTCTTTGAATGCAGCAATTTTCACAGCCACGTGGCGTGCAGTCGACAGTTGCCCGTGGGAGGGCGAGCTCTCCCGTATGAGGTGTGGCTAGCTTGACGTTTTCGATTCCACCTACCTCAGACTGCTGCACCCCGCACTGGGTAAGGTTTGTTACAACGTGCCTCGATGGAGCTTCGGCGTACAGCGACGAAGCCGGTAGGAACGAGTGAATACAGCGCGGCAAGGTCTACTCGAGAGCGCTGCCCCGCCCCACCGACGATGGGGCTGGCAGGGTTATCTTCCAGACCGCGTCCCGACCTGCCGGCTCTCTGAGCTCGATGGATCAAGGGACGCCGAGAATCAGGAGCGGTTAGGGCTGATGAGGCCGTCAAGAGGCATCGCCAGAGTGTAACCCTACCGACCAAGTTGAGTCCCGCAGAATCTACCGCCTTGCCAGGGCTTCCGGCGCGCAGCCGCACCGGACCGACCGGTAGCGACACCTGTTCACGACGAGCAACGAACAGCTttccggccgccgcgtctccgAGCGACCCACCGGCCCCAGCCTCTTCAGGACGTGGGTaccgtactgtacgtacaAAGTATCCTAGGGCGGACCGGGCAAGACTCCCGACCGTGGGAACCCTGCGTCAAGACCATCAATTATTGATTGGCCTGACTGGATCATCAAGGGATGGGTTTTGACGTTAAGGGGGCCTTGTACTTTCCCAGGATGAAGTCATCTGCCGCGCTCCGACTTCAGACATCTCTCACGCCATGCTCAGTCGGAGCCGGCCCGGGGTGCAGGCAAGACATGGAAAGATGCGTGCCGTTGGGGCGTGCCACTTGTGACAGCAAACGTGTCGGTCGGAAACATGATGATGTCAAGCTGATGGGCTTGCCGTCTCCGCTCCAGTGGAACACGGGCCAGTGCACGAGATACCAACGAGACGTGAGGCATCGACCCGTTTTCGAGTACGTATGCTTCGTCATTCCGAACAACTGCCGCGTCACGACAAAGCGAGGCGACCGCGCACGTCTTGGGGCGAGGGCGCAATGGGGATGGCATTTGCGCGACGACAAGTGCCCCTGGGCAGGAATAGGTCCTCGAAGTTGCAGGTGTGTCTGCTTCCTGTTCGGCAGACCGTGCAAGGCCATTTGCGGTGGCCAGAAGACTTGCCCGTCCAAACTCTTTGCAGGGAGATGGTCAGAAAATGCGGGGTTGGGACAAGGTTTTCGGGTCGCGCATCAAGCCACGAGGGGATCGCTGGCGTTGAACGACCGCTTGCTTGCAGATGGCGCTGCACGGGATGGGGACTGCTTGGGTCCGCAAATGAAGATTCGCAACAGTTGTCGGGAggggcgatggcggggcaCGGGTGCTTTGCGCACGACGTGGCGTGTGACAGTAACGACGTCCGTGGTGTGCTGGCAGAGGACGGCACGGCCCAGCGTCGACAGGTGCCAGACATTAGTAACACCGAACGTGCAGTATTTGTAGGTCATGAGCTGCCCTATCACTTCGCGTGGGAGGGCAATAGGGCTCGTCGGGAGCACGCGACACCGACAAGGCGCTGGTTCCTGGCAGCTTTTCCCAaaccgtcgcccgcggctaGGCGCGTCTGGTCGTGTCGCTTCCGCCCTGCGGGAAGCCAAGCGCCCAAGCACACACCATCGCTCAGCAGGGTGCGCAGGTGGACGAGGCTGGTGACTGAccagggggggcgggcatggACATTGATCAGATCGAGCGAGCGTCCGGCTTCAGCAGTCGCTGACGGCAGGTTTGGCGCTGGAACGTCGCCAGGAGCGGCCATCGCGATCGATGCGCTTGCTACTCGGCTGGAATCGCTTGTCAGTGTAGGCTGGTTGATTGATGGATTGATGATCCTGCTCCAGTTCAGACGCAAGCTTGCGACGATCCGCCGCCCTGTCGATGACTTGAGGTCTGtcaacagccgccgccgcgaaggACCCTGATTCGCTGCAAGGCGGGCCTCGAACGTCATCCATGCGCAGCGCAACGCAGCACTGCGCTGCTGTCCCACCGGCGCGACAACAGACAGAGCTGGAGGCTCGGGACGCAGGCGGGATGGACCCCTGGAACCCGATGTGCGACACGGGCCCTTCGGGGAACTTGGGATGCCTGGGAAGCCAAGGAAGCCCGGAACCCGCCTGGAACTCGACCGAGCACCGTCATGAAATGCCTGCTTgccagggggggaggaaaaggggggggaggcgccaacgccgcctctgccctgTGACCCTGACCAGCGGGCGCCAAGCTACCATTGCCCCGTTCATTGATGGCCAGACGGGCGCTGCCACTGGGTGCCCCGGCCACTACCACAACGAGCGCCAGCCCGCTGCGCGGCGATTAAACACTCCCTGAAGGGCCCAAAAATgggggccgtcggcgccaccGATTGCCAAGCTCACCCCCCACCATTCATCTGCcaatgccatgccatccacTGGCAGGCGGATTGACCACTGCTGCGGGTACTGGAGCacgagcgcctgcgcctgcgcgagacatgcagcagcagcagcaacagcagccgaAGCGCCTTCCACGCAAGCCACGGTACGGCGTTGCCACCACGAGTGCATCTACTGCATGTACCTCCTCGAATTGCATTCATCGCGATTACTCTCTCCAGTTCGCTCCTCGGCGTTTGGGGAGTGCCAATTCGTGACCTGAATTCTCACTCGCCAACGTCCCACGTACGCAGTGGGCAGCGACCAAAGCTGAGGTGCCTACTGCAGCCCTAGAGCTCTCAGACCCTCTGATCCCACCGTACTATTAATCCAGCTCGCAAACCGCACGCTCAGCCAGTGTGAATCACGGGTAGCGACGATGGCCACGGGACGGGACCCCCTCGGAGTCTCGGACGCTCGCTGGGCAGTCCACAGGCTCCTCAtaagccagccagcgcaggAGGTGTGCCGCTAATAAACAACCTGAGCAAAGCTGTCCACGCGACGGACGGCCCTGGCCTGGACGGCAACGGGCAACCTCCCGTCCATGcttcctccctctcccaccccccctgccctgccccaATCTCCACCAGTACTGCCCGCTGGTCCGTCCCCTGGCCCAACTGCAGTGGCTGGCGTCTGGCATCTGACCTTGGGTTGGCGAACCCTCTGCTCCATCTCAATCTACCCGTTCGTTctcccctgccctgccctgcctgctcTGCTACTCCGTTCTGCTCTGCTTTGTCGGTGCGCCCATCCCTCTACTCTTGCGCacgtactaacgtactgGACTCCTGGCCGACCCACGAGCTCCGTCCAGCTGCTGCCCAACCCCAGATCAGACCCagttgcccgccgcccgcccacctaGCGACGACTCTTCGTTCGGCCCATGCATGTTGGATCAAGTTggcccgtcgagcgcgcgcgccaaccCTGCCGTTGATTGAGACCCGTGAGCGGCCCCGTCAATATCATGCCCACAGCGTCCTCAtcttctgccgccgccgcctcctcgacccccttcccttctctccctcctcttTCCTCTCTTTCTGCCTCTTCTGCCCCCTCGGGCTCCGATCCCGCCCCCATCCCCGTCCCCGAGTCCCCCAtcttcgccgacgacgcccgatCCGCAGCCGCACCACTCGCTGCCTCCTCtgctcgtcaaggccgctctgccggcgacgacattgaGATGGAACCCATCGCTGGACACCGCCGGCGGAAGAGCAGCTTGATGAATCCCATCGGCACTCAAGCTGGCGGCTCCTCCCACGGCCACCGCTCGCGACCCTCCATCAACATGCCCCAAGAGTCCAAGATATTCGAAGACGGCGCCCCCGCGAGAACAGGCGAGTCCTCCAAGGACGACCCGGGCAACAATAGCTCCAGTGACGAGGACCtccacgacgatgaggaaATGGGCCTCACGAGCAAGGATCGCAGCCGCAAGCAAaagaagcggcggcgcaacacGAGGCTGGACAATCGCGTCGCTCGGGAAAAGATTTcggcggacgaggtgagGGAGGCGGACAAACTCGTTGTCAAGGACGTGGCAGTCATTCTCTTGTTCATTTTGCTGTGGTACATTTTCTCCTTGGCCATATCACTTGTGAGTATCCCTACCATGCTCTGTTCCCAGTGCCGGACTGTCCACGCTGACGCGCGCTCGATAGTACAACAAATGGATGTTCGACAAGAACAACCTCAACTTTGCCTTCCCGCTCTTTACAACCTCTTTCCACATGCTGGTGCAGTTCTTTCTCTCCGGCACCGTTCTCTACTTCATTCCTTCATTACGGCCGCACAATGGCCATAGTTCCGATGGCGGCAGATCGCGCCACGAGAACGAGCCGAACAACGGTCCCCTCATGACAAAACTCTTCTATTTAACACGCATTGGCCCCTGCGGCGTTTCGACAGGACTAGATATTGGGCTGGGCAATGCCTCGCTCAAGTTCATCAGCCTAACCTTCTATAGTATGTCTGCTCAATTCAGGAGCCCTGACGCTGTGAACTGACTCCTCCTTTAGCGATGTGTAAATCGTCGTCATTGGCTTTTGTGCTACTGTTCGCATTCGTCTTTCGGCTCGAAACGCCGACCTTGCGCCTCGTTGCCATCATTGCGACAATGACCGCTGGTGTTGTTTTGATGGTGTTCGGCGAAGTCGAGTTCAAGCTTGGCGGCTTTGTCCTCGtcatctcggccgccttctttTCGGGATTCCGCTGGGCACTGACCCAGATCTTGCTGCTGAGAAACCCCGCGACATCGAACCCCTTCTCGAGCATCTTCTTCCTGACTCCCGTCATGTTTGTGACTCTCATTTCTCTTGCCGTTCCGGTGGAGGGCGTCAGCGCCCTTTGGGAAGGGCTCAAGACCCTTACGAACGAGTGGGGTGTCGTCATGACGCCGCTCTTCCTGCTTTTTCCTGGATGCATCGCATTCTGCATGACGGCGTCCGAGTTCGCCCTGCTCCAGCGCACCTCAGTCGTCACCCTGTCCATCGCTGGCATTTTCAAGGAGGTCGTCAccatctccgccgccgctctaGTCTTTGGCGATAAGCTCACCCTCATCAACTTCTTCggcctcatcaccaccatatccgccatcgtcgcctaCAACTATATCAAGATCACCAATATGCGCGAGAAGGCGCAGCAAGCCGCCCACGGTCGCCACGGCGAGGagtcgccgtcatcgcctaCCAGCAACAGCGGGCTCGACagcgaaggcgacgacgacagtgCAGAGGAGACGGCCGGTCTactgcacggcggcgccgtctcggGGCCGACTATCATCACctccgacggcgacatccaGCCAAACTTGGCTAAGTCGACGGACGAGCGCAGGGATCACAGATCGGAGCATGACGAGTGATGTTGACATGTGGGCAAGCACGAGCATATACAGTCCCTTTTTGAAGCGCGTTTTCGGTTTCTTTGGGTCGTTTTAGGGTTTTGTATAATGATAGTTGTCGGGggccgcccgctgcggcaAGACTTGTTCACAGTGTACCATCAACGATAGGCGAGGGGGGAGGATATTAGACTGGGGAGATGCGAAGACGTGTTGGCGCGAGAGCAAGGCATGGCTACGGATGGGCAGTTGGCCGTCTGCAGCATAGAGAAGGCACCCGCGtggccatcggcgccgcgggcaccGCGCTCCATCGCGACCGGGAGGCATGCTCAATCATCATCATATAGTGGCGAGGCAATGAGATACCCCAAAAGAATTCACGGATTACT from Purpureocillium takamizusanense chromosome 6, complete sequence encodes:
- a CDS encoding uncharacterized protein (EggNog:ENOG503NWWY~CAZy:GH15~COG:G), which produces MTTASMASHGCTTHQGSARRSQTGGYLPIEDYGLIGNMHTCALVGIDGSVDFMCWPDFDSPSIFCRLLDKNIGGHFSIAPPDGVNCTTKQQYLPTSCILQTRYIHEDGVVDLLDFFPRPKEAQVATKDYKQSGWREAIRVPEELKKWLVRRVECIRGTMTLDIEIFPAFGYGLVPHVTTLSRDTHTICDNVSKVATFHSNGVKLQLDVALQNGDDKRSCPQVSFKKASRPGMQGDGLQATIVINEGESISFVLRNDSSQHVTEYITSSVLDSQQHDTQLYWFNFISQCRYKGRWREVVTRSLMILKLLTYEPTGAIVAAPTFSIPENIGGARNWDYRYSWVRDSSFSIYILLRLGFRAEAHAYMDFIMKRFVGSRGPDGALPIMFTIHGETDIPEVTLDHFEGYRGSSPVRIGNGAAFHQQFDIYGELMDAIYLYNKYGKPVPWDVWRAVREILDYVLTIVNDPDMSIWEVRNAKQNFTYSKIMLWVAFDRGLRLADKRCFPCPNRVKWLAARDALYEEIMEKGYNLEMNSFVQSYENNNVLDSSILIAPLVFFISPCDPRFTSTLDRILLPPEKGGLTSTGLVYRYDTELSDDGVGGRDGAFSMCTFWLVEAMTRAGVYEHKYLVRAVNIFENMLTFSNHLSMFSEEISRSGDQLGNTPQAFSHLALISAAFNLDRAAEGWRGPS
- a CDS encoding uncharacterized protein (BUSCO:EOG09262R8O~EggNog:ENOG503NV22~TransMembrane:9 (o196-216i228-253o313-334i341-360o366-385i397-418o438-458i470-492o498-517i)~COG:E~COG:G): MPTASSSSAAAASSTPFPSLPPLSSLSASSAPSGSDPAPIPVPESPIFADDARSAAAPLAASSARQGRSAGDDIEMEPIAGHRRRKSSLMNPIGTQAGGSSHGHRSRPSINMPQESKIFEDGAPARTGESSKDDPGNNSSSDEDLHDDEEMGLTSKDRSRKQKKRRRNTRLDNRVAREKISADEVREADKLVVKDVAVILLFILLWYIFSLAISLYNKWMFDKNNLNFAFPLFTTSFHMLVQFFLSGTVLYFIPSLRPHNGHSSDGGRSRHENEPNNGPLMTKLFYLTRIGPCGVSTGLDIGLGNASLKFISLTFYTMCKSSSLAFVLLFAFVFRLETPTLRLVAIIATMTAGVVLMVFGEVEFKLGGFVLVISAAFFSGFRWALTQILLLRNPATSNPFSSIFFLTPVMFVTLISLAVPVEGVSALWEGLKTLTNEWGVVMTPLFLLFPGCIAFCMTASEFALLQRTSVVTLSIAGIFKEVVTISAAALVFGDKLTLINFFGLITTISAIVAYNYIKITNMREKAQQAAHGRHGEESPSSPTSNSGLDSEGDDDSAEETAGLLHGGAVSGPTIITSDGDIQPNLAKSTDERRDHRSEHDE